In Synechococcus sp. UW69, the following are encoded in one genomic region:
- a CDS encoding type II secretion system protein GspD codes for MTGKVSSLVIRRMLPFVMALGFGAPCIELCMLAASSEVAAASAVLTLRRLGDRVDVVVDGVSSDARVISERSSATQWSGQLRAAAPLLLRRSQEVELSEAGLQSIRLSATGSGELQLTVRASQGTSLPKPKIQVDGTSLIVSFTRLPIQTTALMSGRLDLNRPGRVQQSAFIPPMHARASAPPLGDMAVGTMLLQNRSYVNLSGPPVSLTLNNAAAKDALMSLAKLGGYGFVFVGNTLAEARSAKENADETLSRSLYPVTLQFVEEDYSRAVNSVLLASGLQGKLEGKMLLVGENVSSKGFGATLSKTYRLNSVSALSAAMFLGSLGAKISQVTTVRSVDEGESGKQGIGTDSTRKLELKESGDLGYIDSRAGRRSSSFRSNLTQIDTYGASEGPLKGLSGTTDSRLQTITLIGDSRVVDVAASYLKKIDLRQRQVALSVRILDVTLDNDSSIQNDFAFRYGNNFIVSDDGRLSASFGELLPPNSNNFDVIAGGASSGKPETVTVSGDGAAVQTQVIPPSTIPGRINPGLVYPKNRIFEYLRASISSGSAKTLASPTMILSENPEPVPGGVEGQSLQQGLESTGIGRPYSNESYVAVGTNEITNYSVESGQNGAANTCQPVFGISGLTVGARVKKIDDNGFVTFTLSPAISATTSTQDVQGCGPISVLSLRRLDTGTVRVRDGQTLILTGVISDSDVQAVSKWPILGDIPLIGQFFRSSAGRRNKRELVILVSPRILDDEESTYGYGYRPSTRESRRLMGAS; via the coding sequence ATGACGGGCAAGGTGAGCAGCTTGGTGATTCGACGCATGCTCCCTTTTGTCATGGCTCTGGGGTTCGGTGCTCCATGCATTGAGCTGTGCATGCTTGCCGCCTCTTCAGAGGTTGCCGCTGCCTCTGCTGTGTTGACACTTCGCCGTTTGGGTGATCGTGTTGATGTTGTTGTTGATGGAGTGTCGTCTGATGCACGCGTCATAAGCGAGAGGAGTTCGGCAACACAGTGGAGCGGGCAGCTGCGAGCTGCGGCTCCGTTGCTTCTCCGTCGATCCCAAGAAGTCGAGTTGTCAGAAGCTGGTCTTCAATCAATTCGTCTAAGCGCTACTGGTTCAGGTGAATTGCAGCTGACCGTGCGAGCTTCGCAGGGAACATCCTTGCCGAAGCCAAAGATTCAAGTGGATGGCACCAGTCTGATCGTCTCATTCACACGTTTGCCGATTCAAACGACGGCCTTGATGAGTGGCCGGCTTGACTTAAACCGGCCCGGCCGAGTCCAGCAGTCTGCGTTCATTCCACCCATGCATGCGCGGGCTTCGGCGCCGCCGCTGGGAGACATGGCAGTCGGAACGATGCTGTTGCAGAACCGCAGCTATGTGAATTTGAGTGGGCCACCGGTATCTCTCACTCTTAATAATGCTGCCGCAAAAGATGCATTAATGTCTTTGGCAAAACTAGGCGGGTATGGATTCGTATTCGTTGGAAATACCCTCGCCGAAGCGCGCTCTGCCAAAGAGAATGCTGATGAAACTCTGTCAAGAAGTCTGTATCCAGTAACCCTACAGTTTGTTGAAGAAGATTACTCCAGGGCTGTAAATTCTGTGCTGTTGGCTTCTGGTCTGCAGGGGAAGCTAGAGGGAAAAATGCTTTTAGTCGGTGAAAATGTTTCTTCCAAAGGGTTTGGGGCGACTCTTTCTAAGACGTATCGGTTGAATAGCGTGTCTGCCCTCTCTGCTGCAATGTTTTTGGGTAGTCTTGGCGCCAAAATATCTCAGGTTACAACAGTTCGATCAGTTGATGAAGGTGAGTCTGGTAAACAGGGTATTGGTACCGATTCCACTCGAAAGTTAGAGCTGAAAGAGTCTGGGGATCTGGGATACATTGATAGCAGAGCTGGCAGAAGGAGTAGTTCGTTCAGGTCAAATTTAACTCAGATAGATACTTACGGTGCTTCTGAAGGCCCTTTAAAGGGCTTATCGGGGACAACTGATTCTAGACTGCAGACGATCACATTGATAGGCGATTCTCGGGTTGTCGATGTGGCAGCATCTTATTTGAAGAAAATTGATTTGAGGCAAAGGCAGGTTGCGCTTTCGGTCAGGATATTGGATGTGACTCTTGATAATGATTCGTCAATTCAAAATGATTTTGCTTTCCGCTATGGCAATAATTTTATTGTTAGTGATGATGGCCGTTTGTCTGCTTCGTTTGGCGAGTTATTGCCACCTAACTCTAATAACTTTGATGTGATTGCTGGAGGAGCATCGAGTGGAAAGCCTGAGACAGTAACTGTTTCAGGTGACGGGGCTGCAGTGCAAACGCAGGTCATACCTCCAAGTACAATTCCTGGGCGTATAAATCCAGGGCTTGTTTATCCTAAAAATCGTATTTTTGAGTATTTACGCGCTTCTATTTCTTCTGGTAGCGCAAAGACATTGGCCAGCCCTACGATGATATTAAGCGAAAATCCTGAGCCCGTCCCAGGCGGAGTGGAAGGGCAAAGTTTGCAGCAGGGGCTGGAATCAACTGGAATAGGTAGGCCTTACTCCAACGAGTCTTATGTTGCCGTAGGTACTAACGAGATTACGAATTATTCTGTTGAATCTGGTCAAAATGGCGCTGCAAACACTTGTCAGCCTGTATTTGGTATTTCAGGATTGACTGTTGGCGCAAGAGTGAAAAAAATTGATGATAATGGATTTGTAACTTTTACGCTTTCTCCTGCAATATCGGCGACTACATCTACGCAAGATGTTCAGGGTTGTGGGCCAATATCTGTATTGAGTTTACGGAGATTGGATACAGGTACAGTAAGGGTTCGCGACGGCCAGACTCTTATATTGACAGGAGTCATATCTGATTCTGATGTTCAAGCTGTTTCGAAATGGCCGATCCTTGGTGATATCCCATTGATCGGTCAATTTTTCAGGAGCTCTGCGGGACGCCGCAATAAGCGTGAGCTGGTGATATTGGTGTCTCCTCGAATTCTTGACGATGAAGAAAGTACATATGGTTACGGTTATCGGCCTTCAACCAGAGAATCGCGACGGTTGATGGGGGCTAGCTGA
- a CDS encoding pentapeptide repeat-containing protein — translation MPARVLLFTLLFAAPLVARADDLIVLLQQRNCPDCRLVDVDLVHADLRDADLQRAQLQRANLGQARLDGADLSGADLSFTSMQGASLRGTKLHGARLYGTDLRNADLTGAMLDPNALEEAHWSGAKGMQPQAQSHAALHNAGVGAAESDRWKQAENLFGLAISKQTDAAESWVARGIAREKLGKRQLAIQDFIYASNLYAKKGATSHAGQLQTAARSLQDKVNNAQNGNGVGSALLDGLLSTSQALLPLAMKLFMPAISF, via the coding sequence ATGCCAGCACGAGTGCTGCTGTTCACACTGCTGTTCGCCGCGCCACTGGTGGCACGGGCGGACGATCTGATCGTGTTGCTGCAGCAACGGAATTGCCCGGACTGTCGCCTGGTGGATGTGGATCTGGTGCACGCCGACCTGCGGGATGCAGATCTGCAGCGAGCCCAACTGCAACGCGCCAATCTTGGACAGGCACGCCTCGATGGAGCAGATCTAAGCGGCGCCGATCTCAGCTTCACAAGCATGCAAGGAGCATCCCTTAGAGGGACCAAGCTGCACGGAGCAAGGCTCTATGGCACTGATTTGAGAAATGCAGATCTCACTGGTGCCATGCTGGATCCCAACGCTCTCGAGGAAGCCCACTGGAGCGGTGCCAAAGGCATGCAACCTCAGGCCCAAAGTCATGCAGCCCTACATAATGCAGGGGTAGGCGCTGCGGAAAGTGATCGCTGGAAACAGGCAGAAAACTTATTCGGGCTTGCCATCAGCAAACAAACGGACGCTGCGGAAAGCTGGGTTGCGAGAGGCATTGCACGCGAGAAGCTGGGCAAACGTCAACTAGCAATTCAGGACTTCATCTACGCCAGCAACTTATACGCCAAAAAAGGTGCAACATCCCATGCCGGCCAATTACAGACAGCCGCAAGATCTTTGCAAGACAAAGTGAACAACGCTCAGAATGGCAATGGTGTGGGATCTGCACTTCTTGACGGGCTTCTTTCAACCTCGCAGGCGCTATTACCGCTGGCAATGAAACTATTTATGCCAGCAATTAGTTTCTGA